GGGATTGTGGTCTGCCGAACGGTGTTCGGCAACGTGTTGGTCGGACCGACCGCCGAAGAGCAGGAGGACCGTTCGTTCGCAACGGTTGATGCGCAAGCATTGCAGGACCTGCGCCAAGCTGGCGAACGCATCCTGCCGGCACTTGCCGGAGAAGATGTAACGGCCTTCTATGCCGGATTGAGGCCGGCCACCGAGCACAAGGATTATCAGGTCCGCACGGATAAGATGCGCAATTATGTTACGGTAGGCGGCATCCGCTCAACGGGCCTGAGCGCCGCGCTGGGCCTGGCTCGTCATGTGCACCAGCTCTGCGAGCAGATCGTTGGCCCATCCGAACCGATGGCTGATCCGGCTTGGCCCAAGGTCGGCAATATCTCCGAATATGCGCCACGCGACTGGCAGGCGCCGGGTAACGAAGGCATCGTCTGCCATTGCGAACTGGTCACGCGGCGTGAGATCGAAAAGGCGCTGGACGGCCCGCTGGGTGCCCGCAGCCTGGCTGGGTTAAAGCGCCGAACCCGTGTAACGATGGGGCGCTGCCAGGGGTTTTACTGCACGGCGCAACTGGCGGCGATGACCGCCGGGCGTTTCGCGGAACCGATTGCGACGGGTGAAAGTCCACCGCCGTCCATGCCCTCACATATGCGCGATGCAACGGATCTGACCGATGTCCGGTGAGCACTTGGATCATGCGGACATCGTGATCGTCGGCGCTGGACCTGCCGGACTTTCCGCCGCCGTCCGGCTACGTCGCCGGGGCTTGGGACGAGTTGTCGTTCTCGACCGCGAGCCATCGGCCGGCGGTATACCGCGTCATTGCGGGCATTATCCTTTCGGCGTTCGTGAATTCGGCCGGCTGATGAAAGGGCCTGCCTATGCCCGGCGCAATGTCGCTTATACGCGGGCCGCTGGTGTTGAGGTCATAACCGGTGCGACTGTCACCGCGTTGGGGGAAGGACCGGTGCTGACGCTGTCGATGGCGGACGGTGTCCGTTCGATCAGCGCCAGCCGGGTGCTGCTCAGCACCGGCGTGCGCGAGACATCACGGGCACAGCGCATGATCGGTGGCACCAAACCGGCCGGGGTGATTTCGACCGGCGCGCTGCAGGGGTTGGTCCATCTGCAATCTCTGCGGCCGTTCTGCCGTCCCGTCGTTCTTGGCACTGAGCTTGTCTCGTTTTCGGCGTTGATGACTTGCCGCCATTTGGGGATTCGGCCGGTCGCCATGATCGAACCCAACGGGATGACGACAGCGCGGGCTCCAGCCGGTATTTTCCCTCGGCTTCTCGGCATTCCTCTGCTGCTCGGCACGCAGATTGAGGAGATTCGTGGCCGTGACCGGGTCGAGGCGGTGGTCGTGCGCCGGCGTAGCGGGTCGACACAGACCATTGAAGCCGATGGTGTGATCGTTTCAGGCCAATTCCGGCCCGAAGCCGCACTGCTGAAGAACAGCCATTTGAGGATCGATCCAGGGACCGGCGGGCCGC
This portion of the Hoeflea prorocentri genome encodes:
- a CDS encoding NAD(P)/FAD-dependent oxidoreductase codes for the protein MSGEHLDHADIVIVGAGPAGLSAAVRLRRRGLGRVVVLDREPSAGGIPRHCGHYPFGVREFGRLMKGPAYARRNVAYTRAAGVEVITGATVTALGEGPVLTLSMADGVRSISASRVLLSTGVRETSRAQRMIGGTKPAGVISTGALQGLVHLQSLRPFCRPVVLGTELVSFSALMTCRHLGIRPVAMIEPNGMTTARAPAGIFPRLLGIPLLLGTQIEEIRGRDRVEAVVVRRRSGSTQTIEADGVIVSGQFRPEAALLKNSHLRIDPGTGGPQVDQYGRCSDPNYFAAGNMLHPVETAGWCWREGQAVADAIADSLEGRIPLPEGALRLAIEPDPLKYVVPQVIVPGEGTAPLGRLQIRLSKPARGRLVLTAANGDTTMLDRVDNRPERRIIVPIKRLKAVDAGEARIAIEEGR